TGCTCCTTCGGCGTGACGTAGCAGAGCATCGCGGTGCCGAACCAGCCGATCATCGCGGCGCCGATGCCCGAGGTGATGTGGTCGTAGCCCGGAGCGATGTCGGTGGTCAGCGGGCCGAGGGTGTAGAACGGCGCCTCGCCGCACTCCTTCAGCTGCTTCTCCATGTTGACCTTGATCTTGTGCATCGGCACGTGGCCGGGGCCCTCGATCATCACCTGGCAGCCCTTGTCCCAGGCGATCTTGGTCAGTTCGCCCAGCGTCTCCAGCTCGCCGAATTGCGCGGCGTCGTTGGCATCGGCGATCGAGCCGGGGCGCAGGCCGTCGCCGAGCGAGAACGACACGTCGTAGGCCCGCATGATGTCGCAGATCTCGTCGAACCGCTCGTAGAGGAATGATTCCCGGTGCCCGGCGAGGCACCAGCGGGCCATGATCGAGCCGCCGCGCGAGACGATGCCGGTGACGCGCCGCGCGGTCAGCGGAACGTGCGCGAGCCGCACGCCGGCATGGATGGTGAAGTAGTCGATGCCCTGCTCGGCCTGCTCGATGAGGGTGTCCTTGAACACTTCCCAGTCGAGCTTGAGCGGGTCGCCGCCGACCTTCTCCAGGGCCTGGTAGATTGGCACCGTGCCGATCGGGACCGGGCTGTTGCGGATGATCCACGAGCGGATGTTGTGGATGTTGCGGCCGGTGGACAGGTCCATGACCGTGTCGGCGCCCCAGCGGATCGACCAGACCAGCTTTTCCACCTCTTCGGCCGCGGACGACGTCACCGCGGAGTTGCCGATGTTGGCGTTGATCTTGACCAGGAAGTTCCGGCCGATCGCCATCGGCTCCAGCTCGGTGTGGTTGATGTTGGCCGGAATGATCGCGCGGCCGCGGGCGATCTCCTCGCGGACGAAGTCGGGTGTGATGAACGGCGGCACCGACGCCCCGAAGCTCTGGCCGTCGGCGAGCGCCGCCTCCGCGCCCTCCAGCATCTGCTCGCGGCAGGCGTTCTCCCGGTGGGCGACGTAGATCATCTCCTCGGTGATGATCCCGGCGCGGGCGAACTCGTACTGCGTCACCATCTGGCCGGGGGCCGCCTTGCGGATGGTCCGCTCGGCGGGGCAGGGGGCCACGAGCTTGTCGCCGGCGAAGCCGTTGTCCTCGGGCTTCACCGCCCTGGGCTCGACGGACGCGTAGCCACGGCCCGCGAGCCAGGGCTCACGCACGCCCGGCAGGCCGGCATTGAGGTCGATGCGCGCGTCGGTCTCGGTATAGGGGCCCGACGGATCGTAGACCCGCACCGGCGCCTCCTTGGGATCGGAGAGGGCGATCTCGCGGTAGGGTACGCGGATATCCGGCCGGCCGGCCGGGCTCGCGTAGACCTTGCGCGATCCTGTGACCGGACCGGTGGTCACGGCCTCGGGGCTGCCTTTCACGTCCTTGGGGAGAACGGGTGCGTTCATCGTGGGCCTCTCCTCGTTCTGGAGCGGTCCGGTCCACGCGATGGGTGAGATGAGATCCGGCTGCACGCGTGCGACCGCAGGTTCCCGTCCCTCCGCCGGTATGAGCCGGATCAGGTTCAAGGGTCAGGGCAGCGTGCCCAATCTCAGCCCCCTGCGGGGCCCCCCTCGGAACGGTTCAAGACTCGGGCCCGGAGAAGCCTTTGTCAATGCGGGGCCCGGATCGTAGAGGAAAGATCCGATCCATCCGTCGCCCGGTCGCCGCCGCCTGCCCGATATGCGTCTCCTGATCGGCCTCGGCCTCGCGATCGGACTGGTCTACGGCGCGGCCCTGGCCGTACTGGCGCTCAACCAACACCGATTCCTCTACCCGGGCGCTTTTCGAACGCCTGTGAATCTGGCCACGCCTGAGGGGGTTGCGGCAATCACCGTCGTCACAGAGGATCGGGAGCGGCTGCACGCCCTGTGGCGACCGCCGGCCCCGGGCTGCGCGGTCGTCGTCAGCTTCCACGGCAACGGCTCTTACCCCGAGCCGCATGCGGACCGCTTCGCCGCGGGCCCCTGGCGCGCGGGCGGCTGGGGCGTGCTGGCGCCGGCCTATCGCGGCTACCCCGGGTCGACCGGAATGCCCAGCGAGGACGGCCTGATCCGCGACGGCCTGGCCGCCGTCGCCGCCGCCGCGGAGCGCGCGCCGGGCTCGCCGATCCTGTTGCACGGCCATTCCCTGGGCGCTGCCGTCGCGATCGCGGTGGCCGAGCGCGTGCCCGCCATCGGCCTCTACCTGGAGGCGCCGTTCGACTCGATGACCCACGTGGTGCGGCTGCATGTCCCGCTGGTCCCGTCCTGGTTCCTGCGCGACACCTACCGCTCGGACCGGCGCATCCGCGCCGGAGCCGCCCCCGTCCTGATCATCCAGGGCCGCGATGATGGGATTGTCCCGGCCAAGCTCGCCCTGGCGCTGTCCCGGGCCGCGGGACCTCGGGCGCGGTTCGAAGTCATCCCGGGCGACCACGTCTCCATCCTGGGCGTCCGGGATCACGACGCCGAGGCGCTGTTCCGCGGCGGCTTGGACGCGGCCTGCACCGGGGCGGAGGCGGCGGTGCGGTGACGATGGAACGAGGAGGAGTCGGATGGTTGGCCGGCGCGCCCGGCGCTGGAGCGCCGATGACCCCGAGACGCACGGCGCCGCGGCGCGGGTCGATCCGGTCTGTCCGCTCTGCGAGCGGCCGATCCCGCCCCGTGCGCGCTCCAGCCTCCATCACCTGACGCCGAAGCTGAAGGGCGGCACGCATCGCGGGACGGTCCGGCTTCACCAGATCTGCCATTCGGCG
The sequence above is drawn from the Methylobacterium mesophilicum SR1.6/6 genome and encodes:
- the thiC gene encoding phosphomethylpyrimidine synthase ThiC, with translation MNAPVLPKDVKGSPEAVTTGPVTGSRKVYASPAGRPDIRVPYREIALSDPKEAPVRVYDPSGPYTETDARIDLNAGLPGVREPWLAGRGYASVEPRAVKPEDNGFAGDKLVAPCPAERTIRKAAPGQMVTQYEFARAGIITEEMIYVAHRENACREQMLEGAEAALADGQSFGASVPPFITPDFVREEIARGRAIIPANINHTELEPMAIGRNFLVKINANIGNSAVTSSAAEEVEKLVWSIRWGADTVMDLSTGRNIHNIRSWIIRNSPVPIGTVPIYQALEKVGGDPLKLDWEVFKDTLIEQAEQGIDYFTIHAGVRLAHVPLTARRVTGIVSRGGSIMARWCLAGHRESFLYERFDEICDIMRAYDVSFSLGDGLRPGSIADANDAAQFGELETLGELTKIAWDKGCQVMIEGPGHVPMHKIKVNMEKQLKECGEAPFYTLGPLTTDIAPGYDHITSGIGAAMIGWFGTAMLCYVTPKEHLGLPDRDDVKTGVITYKIAAHAADLAKGHPAAQLRDDALSRARFDFRWEDQFNLGLDPDTARRFHDETLPKDAHKVAHFCSMCGPKFCSMKITQDLRAEVLAMEEAGEVVGASPAMSKAEAEAGMRAKSQEFLAEGGKLYVDAAE
- a CDS encoding alpha/beta hydrolase, which produces MRLLIGLGLAIGLVYGAALAVLALNQHRFLYPGAFRTPVNLATPEGVAAITVVTEDRERLHALWRPPAPGCAVVVSFHGNGSYPEPHADRFAAGPWRAGGWGVLAPAYRGYPGSTGMPSEDGLIRDGLAAVAAAAERAPGSPILLHGHSLGAAVAIAVAERVPAIGLYLEAPFDSMTHVVRLHVPLVPSWFLRDTYRSDRRIRAGAAPVLIIQGRDDGIVPAKLALALSRAAGPRARFEVIPGDHVSILGVRDHDAEALFRGGLDAACTGAEAAVR